The Vitis vinifera cultivar Pinot Noir 40024 chromosome 3, ASM3070453v1 region AAGATATGAAGTAACCCATCTATTAAATTCAAtgaaatcatttaatttaaatttggtaAGAGTTATATTAGGATTTACAAATGAATTACCATAAgtattacaaagaaaagatcAAAATATTGTCAATGCCATGACCTTAGTCAAACTATGAAAGCaacaacaaaaaatgatgagagACAATGGTTgggcttttttattttaatgaaattttaagtGGCTAAGAGTTCTTCCtgatttcttaatatttttttaatgaaaattaagtGGTccattagaaattttttttaatattaggtggtgcccaaaaaaataaatgccTTTGTACTCTATTTGAATAGTAATTTAATTCTATAATAactaatttatttcattatgaaataactatttttcaataaatattttaagtgtATGTGAAAAGATGCTtccatcttcattttcattttgttagCATTTTCTTAGGCCAAATAGCTTTCAATACccctatttttcatttttcactttttttttttatttttcttttttttattcaattccATTTATTTTCATGCAGTCTTCTTTCCATGATAATATGcccaggggaaaaaaaaaaccttaaaactacatttatttttcaaagataGTAActgaattttttgaaatagagagaataaaaaggttttaatgtctcaaatttttaaataatttttaaaacccaTTCTTTAAGTTTCTAAAAGTTCCTAAATTTTATGTAAAAGTAActataatttatgttttaaaaataaacaatgaaaaatatatttaaatgacACCTTAACATAGGAATGACAATAGGGTGGGATTAGAACGCATCCATCTTAACCTTTATTCCGTCTATTCAAAATGATACATTTTCTCacattatttaacttttttttatggaaaaatttaatttttttaaaaaattttaattattatattaaaataaatatattttataactaactaaaatattatcatttttataacttattttattgaaaaatatttattattattattattattatattaaaaatatgaaaataaaattaaaattaattttttatataactaGAGCGAAATAGGGCGGGACAAGGTATTACCCGAACCCACCTCGAACCCGTCTcggatttttaaagaaattttcaaaCCCACCCCaacccatttatttaaatttcaaactcgtCCAATTACGGGTGGAGCAGAGTGAGTAACTACAAAACTTGTCTCATTGACATCCCTACCTTAACACACACttatatataatgaaaatataaataaactcATCAAATATCAAGTTATTAAAAGTTACTAAAAATACAAGTCTTGGTATATCAATTAATTTGTTGGAAATACAAGTCTTAGAATATCAATAACTAGTTGGGCTCAATTAATTAAGAGATAGGAAATCGAAAACCAAATCGATATACTAGTTTCAACAGATTTCAAATTCAATTGAACTTGGTGGTTGTTGAAAATCAAATCGATTTAGTCAACTTTGATTGAATTAGAACAACATTGTCAATTAATCGAAAAGGTATGCTAAGAAGTTGGGTTTAAAGGAATGAAAGGAGAGTATATATCCCTccctaaaagatattttttttaaacccttATAACCATATTGGGCTTTTAATTTTAGTGGATTTTAACAACGTTTAAAATCTAATTGGGCTAGTGGACCCAAATTAGCTTGGATCCAACAGGCCCACCTCAACAATTTTAATGAAATGTtggtttgattttattgaaatataattagaaaaattataataattcaaaatgaaGTTGAAATTCTAATAAACTAAGAgtatgtttgacaataattttgagaagtgtttttcacgtttctaacatttgaaaatatttatttttcaaacattaaaaatgttaaaaatacttctcaaaattattgtaaaacaCATTTTAAGTCCGACCATGTTTGGTTATTCATAAAATAGGGGTTTGGGATTCCACTAATTTTTCTTGTTTCGTTCAAAACTTTGAAACGgataaataatatgttttttttttctgcccaatagcaagtgttttttttttaaaaaaaatacctaaaaaatagtaattataaatctttttctttttaaaaatatggcacttttaaaatataaatatctctTTACtagtattttattatatatttaaatttttagaaatatattatatttaaaataaataatataagccaaaccattttttttattttttaaaacataatatatagtaatttaataaattattttttattttaatcattacttatatatattataatctaATAAATTGTACATGTGAATTTCACTCTTTatttagcatttttttaataatataatatttctataattacatagtgtaataaataaaaaatatacttatattttataagaaaaataatcataaaatattttgcaaGCATGGTTATGTATTTCAATCAGGGAGCAGATTTTCATTCCCAGGGAtccttattcttaaaaacaacaaaatgacCAAAGAATTCAAATACatttctaaattaataaaaattatatcaaataattaatttttatattttaaaatgcatagattatattttgtaaaaatttgtTAATTGAATTGAAAGactattattataaattattgttttattttttattttatattattatgacacttgagtaaaaataaatataattaaatctcaacattttagttttttttgaaatttttggagaTCCAAGGTGGCATTAAGGTACAACATCTAGAGCACAAGGTACAAGGGGTCGCAGCACTCTAGGTCTTTCTTCTATTGCCAGGTCTCTCACAGAGTCACAGGGAAGCACTGAATTTGCATAGAAACAAAGCGAAGATTTTATGGTGATGAGGAGACTCTCACAGAGAAGCCCACTCCTCTTGACGGATCAAAATGGATTCACCAACACAAAATTCTTCAAATCCATTGAGTTTTCCACCTCAACACCCACCTCAGAAACCCTCAATTTTTCCCAGCAAATCTCAGATTTTCTCAAGCAAAACAACTGGAAAACCATCATGGTCTCATCCCACATCCCCTCCAAGCTAAACCCAGATGTGATTCGTGCCGTTCTTCATCAAAACCAGGTTGGTGACCCCAAACGCCTCCTAGATTTCTTCTACTGGTCCCAATCCCAAATGGGTGTCCCTCAGTTTCTGGATTCTTTCTCTATTCTTGCTGTTCAATTGTGTAATTCTGAGCTTTTTGGGCTTGCCAATGGGGTTTTGACACAAATGATCAGGACCCCTTATTCGAGCTCGTCGATTTTGGATTCTGTTCTTTTTTGGTTTAGGAATTATGGAGGGTCCAGTCCTGTAGTGTTTGATATATTGATTGATAGTTACAAGAGGATGGGCATGTTGGATGAGGCTGCTAACGTGTTTTTTGTAGCCAAAAatgatagtattttgatcagTTTGATTCGGTGTAATTCTTTGTTGAAGGATTTGTTGAAATGTGGTATGATGGAATTGTTTTGGAAGGTCTATAATGGAATGTTGGATGCCAAGATGGGTTTTGATGTTTATACTTATACGTATTTGGTGGGTGCATTGTGTAAGACTGGGGATCTAAGAGGAGCCAAAAGGGTCCTTATTGAAATGGATGAGAAAGGTTTGAATCCTAATGAATTTATCTATAGTATGGTAATTGAAGGGATGTGCCAAGTTGGAGATATCGATGAAGCAGTTGAGCTGAAGAGAAGTATGGGGGAGAAGGGATTGGTTCCAAATACATATACTTACACCATTATTACTGCTGGGTTATGCAGAGCAAAGAGAATGAATGAGGCAAAATTGACATTTGAAGAGATGCAAAAGACTGGTTTGAAGCCTGACTATAATGCTTGCTCAGCTTTGATTGATGGGTTCATGAGGGAGGGTGATATAGATGAAGTTCTAAGAATTAAGGACGTGATGGTTTCTTGTGGTATTCCAATAAATCTTATCACTTATAATGTACTTATTCATGGTCTGTGTAAGTTTGGAAAGATGGAGAAGGCGGCTGAAATTTTGAAAGGGATGATTACATTGGGGTGCAAACCCAATTCCCGAACTTTTTGTTTACTGATTGAAGGGTATTGCCGGGAGCATAATATGGGTCGGGCATTAGAGCTTCTTGATGAGATGGAGAAGAGGAACTTAGTTCCTAGTGCAGTGAGCTATGGTGCAATGATTAATGGGTTATGCCATTGCAAAGATCTCTCACTGGCTAATAAGCTTCTGGAGAAAATGACTTTCAGTGGTTTGAAACCAAATGTTGTTGTCTATAGTACTCTCATCATGGGTTATGCCAGTGAAGGTAGGATTGAAGAGGCGAGAAGGCTTTTAGATGGAATGAGCTGTAGTGGAGTTGCACCTGACATATTTTGCTACAATGCTATCATATCTTGTCTCAGCAAGGCTGGAAAGATGGAAGAAGCAAGCACGTATTTATTGGAAATACAAGGGAGGGGACTGAAGCCAGATGCTGTCACTTTTGGGGCTTTCATCCTTGGGTACAGCAAGACAGGCAAAATGACAGAAGCAGCTAAGTATTTTGATGAGATGCTTGATCATGGTTTGATGCCAAACAATCCGCTTTACACTGTTCTAATTAATGGGCACTTCAAAGCAGGAAACTTAATGGAAGCATTATCAATATTTCGACACTTACATGCCCTGGGGGTGCTTCCTGATGTCCAAACTTGCAGTGCCTTTATCCATGGCCTCTTGAAGAATGGGAGGGTTCAAGAGGCACTTAAGGTATTCTCAGAACTTAAAGAGAAGGGTTTGGTCCCAGATGTGTTCACTTACAGCTCTCTCATCTCAGGGTTCTGTAAGCAAGGTGAGGTAGAGAAAGCTTTCGAACTTCATGATGAGATGTGTCTGAAAGGTATTgctccaaatatttttatttacaatgcATTGGTTGATGGACTGTGCAAATCTGGTGATATCCAAAGAGCTAGAAAACTGTTTGATGGAATGCCAGAGAAGGGTTTAGAACCTGACAGTGTAACCTACTCCACAATGATTGATGGATACTGCAAATCTGAAAATGTAGCTGAGGCATTTAGTTTATTTCATGAAATGCCATCCAAGGGGGTTCAACCACATAGTTTTGTCTATAATGCTCTTGTCCATGGGTGTTGCAAAGAAGGAGACATGGAGAAGGCTATGAATCTGTTTCGTGAAATGTTGCAGAAGGGCTTTGCTACTACCCTCTCTTTCAACACTTTAATTGATGGATACTGCAAGTCATGCAAAATACAAGAAGCGAGCCAATTGTTTCAAGAAATGATAGCTAAGCAGATCATGCCTGACCATGTGACCTACACAACTGTCATTGACTGGCATTGCAAGGCAGGAAAGATGGAGGAAGCAAACCTTCTCTTTAAGGAGATGCAGGAAAGAAATCTGATTGTTGACACTGTAACTTACACATCACTTATGTATGGATACAACAAATTAGGGCAATCATCTGAGGTCTTTGCATTGTTTGAGAAGATGGTGGCAAAGGGTGTCAAGCCAGATGAAGTCACTTATGGCCTAGTGATCTATGCTCATTGCAAAGAAGATAACTTGGTTGAGGCTTTTAAGTTGAGGGACGAGGTTGTGGGGAAAGGTATGCTGACTAAGGGAACTATTCACGATTTACTAATAACTGCTCTTTGCAAGAGAGAAGATCTTACTGAAGCCTCAAAGTTGCTTGATGAAATGGGAGAGCTAGGACTTAAGCCCAGTCTTGCTGCATGCAGTACTCTAGTCCGCAGTTTTCATGAAGCAGGCAAAATGGATGAAGCAACGCGGGTTTTTGAGGGTGTGAAGAGTTTAGGGTTGGTTCCTGACACCACTACTTTAATTGACTTAGTGAATGGAAATTTAAATGATACAGATTCTGAGGATGCCAGAAATCTTATAAAGCAATTAGTATGAGTTGCTTCCTTGGACCTCCAAAACAGGCTTGTTCGCGGAACAAGAGCAAAGATAAACAACAGGATGCTCTCAATGCTGTTTCTTATCTGCTGTCCCACAAAAAATAACCGCTTGAGTGAGCAGAACATCAAGAGTTTTGAAGTGAACCCTGCTTGTTCtctgattttgaattttgagcATGAAAAGCCTTACATTATTTATGGAGTCAGCAAGTGATCGCAATAGCCATGGTTTTGGATCATAATGGAGTGCTACTTCCATGATCTTTGACAGGTCATGTGAACCCTTCAAATTCCAATTGAGCTAAGAAAGGTAACAGGATCTGAATTCAGTCAAATTTGAACTTTTGGACGAGTAGCTCTTTATTCAGAACTTCCTTTTGTTACAGCTCCAAGCTTACTTCAACTGGCAGTGCTTCAATGCAACTTCTCTTTGCCAAGAAGGCACCTCTTCAGTCATATAGTTGTGAATTTAAGCAGAAGAAAACTTGCTTCAGATGATCCTTCATAGTCTTCCTGAAGGTAATGCATTTGAATTTATTATCCTTTAATTTTAAAGGAGCTTCTAAATTCATATCATAGAAACTGATGTGAATAAAATGTGTGCATTTTTGCCTGAGTTGTGGACATTGTGGTTACTTATGGATTCACATTTCATTTGGATTGCAAACAATATTGTTTGACCTGTTGGGTTACGCCCCTTTTGGTATCTTTAGTGATTTTACTTATCCATCAAAGTAAGaaagaagtaaataaaataaaggaaataaacatAGTTGAACCTGTTGTATCTTGAAGTCCTTCAAGGAGGGTTAGATGTGAAATTGTTTCTGTTTGTACTCTGTCAAAATAGTCATCACCTACAAGAAGTTGCATGTCATGTTATGGGCAGTTCCTTGTAGTTATTTGTACTTGACTGGATGAGAATGAATAGAGGGACCGAGCCAATAATGGATGAGAGTTAGTGCTTAACAACTATGATTGTTAACAACTTCAATCATCCTTTTTATTTCTACAGAGGAAGGGTTAAGGCATGACTTTGAGAGATTACAAGAGCTAGAATGGAATGCATCATGAGGATAAGGGATTGAAGTAAGAATAAAAGCTTGCTTCTCATTTTCTGGGAGGTTTTCAAGTAGTAGCCGAATAGAAgcaaaagaaaagggagaagaaacAACAAACCAGACCCAAAACATCAAACAAGGACAATGATCCTTCTCTTAAGTACACGCTAACCCAACCTGAAAGAATACAAAGGAACGAAacttttatcaaaacattttgttCTTCACCTTGAAACACTTTTCCTTTAAGGAAACCACATCCACTCTTTGTGATATGTTCAGGGACTTAAAtactcttcttttttctctttttcattaGCCCCTCTAACAATCCATTAAAGCATTCATAGCTTCATTGATTAACTGAAACCAACTCCCAACCCTTCTTTCCACCCTTCCTACCCCTTCCAGCTTCATGATAAGTGACCGAGCATTTCAGCTTCCTCAATTCTCTTCCAAACTTTGacaaacaaacatttttttccccaaaagtGCTAGACTGATTCTTTAAGTCTTTCCTCACCTTCACTTTCCTTTAGAGATTCAAAATCTCCACCTTGTAACCTATAGTTGGCATGCCCAACAACTTGCCAAAATTCACCAAATAACTATCAGTCTCTCCCAAAATGTGGTTATTGGTTCTAACAGTTTTGTGTTGGCTTGGAAGTTGAAAGAgttgaaaaaggatttaaaAGTGTGGAATAAAGAGGTGTTTGGTTCTGTCCCAGCTATGAAGGAAGAGGCCTTGAAGTAGATTAGTTTTTGGGATCTGAGGGATTGTCCTTAGTATTGAAGAGGGAGAGGTCAGGAGGTGTGTTGTGGAAGATATAACAAATGGGCATTGATGGAGGAAATCTTGTGGAGGCAAAAGTCTCGGGTTTTGGTTGTTAAGGGAGGGAGATAGGAATACTAGTTTTTTCCATGAGATGGCTAATGCCTACAGAAGAAGAAATTATCTGGCTAGAATCAAACTAAATAGGGTCTAGCTTTTTGAGGATGCAGGGATTAAGGTTGGCATTACGGATGCTTTCTATAGTCTCTTCTCAGAGGGTGAGGGTTGGAGGCCTAGTATTAGCATAATGAATTTCTCTTGTTTAGAGAGTGCAGAAGTGAGCGGTTTAGAGGCTTCATTCTTGGAGGAGGAGGTTTTCTTTGCCTTTTTAGCTTAAAAGGGGATAAAGCTCCAGGACCAAATGATTTCACTTTAACTTTTAGGTAGCAGTGTTGGGATTTTGTTAAGCCAAAGGTAATGGGTTTCTTCAAAGAGTTCTTTGAGCAAAGTTCCTTTGTAAGGAGTCTAAATGCTACATTCTTGGTCCTGATTTCAAAGAAAGGGAGTGCAAAGGATTTGAAAGACTTCAAAACCATCAGCTTGATAAGGGGTTTGTATAAACTTTTTGCCAAAGTGTTGGCTAATAGGCTCAAGAGGGTTGTTGGCAAAGTAGTTTCTGAATTTCAGCATGCCTTTATGGAGTGAAGGTAGATCTTAGACGTAGGCTTATGATCATGTTAATTGGAGTTTTCTTTTAGATGTTATGgaaaagatgggttttgggcAAAAGTGGGTTGGTTGGATGAAGTGGTGCATGTCTTCAACTTCTTTCTCAATGTTAGTGAATGGGGTCCTCATTGacatagttgttaaaaacttacgaTACACGATAcgatacatttttttatagaaattgaTACATATTGTAATCcgtatcttattttaaaatgcatcttACGATACATATACAATACATGATACAATATGTGATATTACGATACAACAATACATGCATCTTcaactattttctataatttaaaaaaaaaatcaaattaattttttttttgttaaaagaatttattgtattatttgtctaaaatatactaaaagattaaaaatttatcatgAAAATGAGAAATAGGTTAAATAATGTTAATATGAAAAGTTGCATTCTTGTTGTCATATTCTAATATTAAAagtcattatttttataatgaatatTGGGGGATTTTCATTTGAATAGTTTGAATATTgacaatgaaaatgatggtgattagtgaataaaaacttttacttaatatattagttttttttttttctttttttgtggaaaaggaATGATAACAAACCTGAAAAGCTAGAATTTTGAAGATGAGACATAAAGACATATATACATATGTGCGTGTGTATCAATTAACATTCAATGTGTGTATCAAAATATGCCTAGTCAAAATTTGTAACTAAAAATCATAACTAAAAAATTGAAGAGGTTTATCTTTGTGGATTATGTAATGaatctatatattaaagttatattttgttaatttgaacttGTCAAAACTTTAACATTCAATGCTTTGATATGATAGATATACTTTAACGCTTTAGATCATACTATCTTCCATAAAATTGGTTGTATATTACTCTATACTCCATACTTTAAATAGAGAtgcacacatatatatatttttctatttatttttcactttataaAAAGACTTACGATGTACGATACACGAtacagaaaaatagaaaaacgatACACAATACATTTTATGAGTTAACACCTATGCTCACTGACTTCTTCCAAAACTCCAAAGGTCTAAGGCAAGGAGAGCCcctttctctttatttattcgTCTTGGTGATGGAGGCTTTTAGTCGGTTGCTTGTGGAGACAAGGGGAGGAGGTTTCATCTTTGGTTTCTTGGTCAGAAAGAGTTGTGGGCTAGTTGAGGTGACTCATCTTTTATATGCTAACGAcactattattttttgtgagGCTAATGTAGAGCATCTAATGTATTTGAATTCGACTCTCATGTGATTTGAGGTGATTTCTAGGTTAAAAGTCAATATGGAAAAGAGTAAGTTCATTCTAGTGGGGAGGATTGATAATTTGGATGAGTTGGCAGTTGTTTGGGTTATCAAATGGGGTGTCTCCACTCTACTTATTTAGGTCTCTTGTTGGGAGCCCCTTCCAAGTCGATAGTTGTGTGGGAAGCAATAGAGGAGGGAATTCAGAAAATATTAACCttatggaaaagacaatacttGTCAAAAGGGGGAGGCACTCTCTCATTAAAAGCACCTTGTGTAGTCTCTCTATCTATTGCATGTCTTTATTAGTGATTCTAAGAAGGGTAAGTTTAAGGTTGGCAAAGGTTCAAAGAGATTTTTCACAGGGTGGAGGAGCTCTAGAGAAAAAACTTCATCTAGTGACTTGGGCTAAAGTGTGATTGGATAAGAAAAAAGGGCTCTGGGCATTAGGAATCTTTTTGTTCTTAACATGGCTCTATCAGGTAAGTGGGGTTGGAGGTTTGCCTTTAAAAGGGAATCTCTATGGAAATGAGTGATTGTTGAGAAGTTTGGGGAGGAAGGAGCATGTTGGAGTTCGGGGGTGCCTACGAAGGGATATGATGTTGGCTTTTGGAAGGCTATTAGAAAAAATTAGGAGGTTTTTAAAAGCAAGGTCTGCTTCGTTGTTGGGAATGGAAGGAGAATCAAGTTTTGGCTAAACAAGTGGTGTGGTGACTCCTTGCTAAAAGAGTCTTTCCCCACCCTATTTGCCATTGCCAATTCCAAGGAATCATGGGTAGCAAATATGTGAGAGCAAGACTGGAACTTGGGTCTTTGGTGTCCTAGTTTCTCTAGACAATTCCATGATTGGGAGTTAGAGATGGTGGATGCCTTTCTATGGAAGATTCAAAAGCATTTGGTTAGGCATAATGTAGAGGATATAATGATTTGGACATTTTCAAGGAATGGAAAGTTCTCCGTTAAAGCTTTCTACTCTTTTCTGGTCCCAGGGGGTTCAAAGGCCTTCCTAGTCAATGTTGTTTGGAATCCCTAGATCCTGACAAGAGTtggtttttttgcatgggaagcaaCTTGAGAAAGGATCCTGACTTTAGATTGGTTGGAAAGAAGGGGGGTGTCATTAGTAAATAGATGCTTAATGTGTAATGGGGAGGAGG contains the following coding sequences:
- the LOC100251738 gene encoding pentatricopeptide repeat-containing protein At5g61990, mitochondrial, with translation MVMRRLSQRSPLLLTDQNGFTNTKFFKSIEFSTSTPTSETLNFSQQISDFLKQNNWKTIMVSSHIPSKLNPDVIRAVLHQNQVGDPKRLLDFFYWSQSQMGVPQFLDSFSILAVQLCNSELFGLANGVLTQMIRTPYSSSSILDSVLFWFRNYGGSSPVVFDILIDSYKRMGMLDEAANVFFVAKNDSILISLIRCNSLLKDLLKCGMMELFWKVYNGMLDAKMGFDVYTYTYLVGALCKTGDLRGAKRVLIEMDEKGLNPNEFIYSMVIEGMCQVGDIDEAVELKRSMGEKGLVPNTYTYTIITAGLCRAKRMNEAKLTFEEMQKTGLKPDYNACSALIDGFMREGDIDEVLRIKDVMVSCGIPINLITYNVLIHGLCKFGKMEKAAEILKGMITLGCKPNSRTFCLLIEGYCREHNMGRALELLDEMEKRNLVPSAVSYGAMINGLCHCKDLSLANKLLEKMTFSGLKPNVVVYSTLIMGYASEGRIEEARRLLDGMSCSGVAPDIFCYNAIISCLSKAGKMEEASTYLLEIQGRGLKPDAVTFGAFILGYSKTGKMTEAAKYFDEMLDHGLMPNNPLYTVLINGHFKAGNLMEALSIFRHLHALGVLPDVQTCSAFIHGLLKNGRVQEALKVFSELKEKGLVPDVFTYSSLISGFCKQGEVEKAFELHDEMCLKGIAPNIFIYNALVDGLCKSGDIQRARKLFDGMPEKGLEPDSVTYSTMIDGYCKSENVAEAFSLFHEMPSKGVQPHSFVYNALVHGCCKEGDMEKAMNLFREMLQKGFATTLSFNTLIDGYCKSCKIQEASQLFQEMIAKQIMPDHVTYTTVIDWHCKAGKMEEANLLFKEMQERNLIVDTVTYTSLMYGYNKLGQSSEVFALFEKMVAKGVKPDEVTYGLVIYAHCKEDNLVEAFKLRDEVVGKGMLTKGTIHDLLITALCKREDLTEASKLLDEMGELGLKPSLAACSTLVRSFHEAGKMDEATRVFEGVKSLGLVPDTTTLIDLVNGNLNDTDSEDARNLIKQLV